The Magallana gigas chromosome 6, xbMagGiga1.1, whole genome shotgun sequence genome includes the window ctctctctctttctctctctctctctctctctctctctctctctctctctctctctctctctctctctctctctctctctctctctctctctctctctctctctcccaaaatTTATTTCACTACATAAGGACTGTACAGTATATGTTGTGAAAgtgaaaaattcatttttaaaaaatcggtGTAATAAGGAGGGCCGAATTGTTGGTtgatcaaaaaaaatatttatctcaGTTTAGACAATTTTTTATGACatcgaaatcaagaaaaagcgATGCCATGGCCCGGGAAGGTGAAGCCGgacagacaaaaaatatttttttttttagtttcatcCAATTGTATCTTTTCAAAAccatttaaaaatcatatattatcTTTGAAACTTTTAAGTTAGATGTTAAGTTTGAAAGACTGAGTGACAGATAAAAGAGAGACAGAAGTCGTTAATGACAAACACTACATAATTGTACCTGCACAGTGTATATATATGCCTCGGTGGAGAGGCATATGATGGTGGAGTTTAACATGGAccacaagaaatcatattgacgcaagcgtcaaatgggccgcaaaaaatataattgttgtatgaatcattgattgtttacataaaaacacaccacaaagaagaaaataagagttggttgtactaatttttatggtaaatttaatatactttcagcaacttgttttgaagttagtttaagaaatattttattcaaaaatatacatataagtatataaatgaatctggattgaacagcaggcaatACTAGCCTATATTAGTTCTTTCCATCTGagattgaagtttaacattttactattatcataaagaatcgatttcgttactgtaagcatttctaacggaaattgtatgatcattgccatagtatgaagtaatggagaacacactgcatgatttgtacattactctaatacaaagttcaactcatcatttttctcttgcaGATTATGAATTTCAAACGGTTAaccattttgggttttttgttgttgcatagtattgaatgaaaacttaatgcattagtttaatatatgatttcaagggacctcataataaaataaaaatggattagttcaaattttccagtcaattcaaattttcatttctgtcatattcttgcgtaaataattgatataaaaataaatgtcatttcatgatattttctaccacattttacatggaaatataataaatacacacgcaaagtcattttatttgcacatagaaattcaaatatatcatttatataaaatttaatgacattcaggtcattagtatttcaggtctttagtatgtcccgcatgTCTGGTACCCTTCCCACAATTCCGTTCGCGCACTCTCTACATTGAGAGAGTGCGCGAACGGAATTGTGGGAAGGGTACCAGACTAACCGAtcctgatgcattgttttgaaaagaatgaaaaactccgaaattttccgaatagattatagtctcgataaaaacgcgccaaatacgacaatctactaagtatgacctacttttcatttacgagtaaaacaaaaaatatgggatattttctaaaaggcataaaacatatttctacatgcaaatttactttaaattcataaaataagcatattattaattctattaaaaaagaactatcccgcagaaacgcagtaacaatatttaaatgtgtatcaaataacggaccgctttccggcggcccgtaataaaacacatcttcgctagccaagggttttcggtccactccgcTCTCCTTAATAAAATGGTGAgcgaagtggaccgaaaacccttggctagcgaagataaTAAAACACGAATTGagccatcttcgctagccaatggttttcggtccactttgctccgaTGCGGAGCAGAGTGGAcagaaaacccttggctagtgaATTATGGGGagcagagtggaccgaaaacccttggcttgcGAAGATGGATTTGAGCTTGAAAGGTTTTTAATTTTGGGTTTTTCCCGGTTTTGTATCTAGAACAGTCAAGTTGAGCATATCCAATACTTGACAAAAAGTTTGAAATTCCCAAGTATACCCCTCTagacataaaaaatgaaaacaacaaaatttaagaCTTTGCCTGAGTTCAAATCGTTGAAGTCccttaagtttattttttaattttcttatttcttcaAGTTTTACAGCTTATCAGTATAACAAATGTATAACATGAGGTGGTACGGCAGTGGTAGTACATTAACATGAGAAGTtgtccatgtacatgtagtagtacaAAGAAAAACATACTCAGTTTACTACTATATATAGACACatactttgaatctacactttaTCAGGATGCTTAAATACAtgagtttcagctttcatggctTATTCGTGTcgtagaagaagatttttaaagatttactccagacctattcctatgttaaaattcgacccccattgttGCCCTACCCTtcctccgggggtcatgattttcacaacgttgaatatacactacttgaggatgcttcaacataAGTTCCAGTTTTCccgactgattagtttctgagaagaagatttttaagaattttctttatatattcctatgtagaagtTCGACCCCCCACTTGTGACCCAATCCTACCCccaaaactttgaatctacactacatgagaaTGCATCCAAACAAATATcatctttcctggctgattcTTTATTGAGAAGgagacttaaaaagatttattctatacaTTTCTATGTAAAAGTTTTACCCCCATTGTGACCCGAACCTACCTCCAGGAgtaaatgattttcacaacttttaatccACACAACCTAAAGATGTTttcccacaagtttcagctttcttggctaactagtttctgagaagaagatttttaaaatttaccttatatatacgtatacatgtacatgtattcctatgtaaaaattctacCCCCATTAtagtcccaccctacccccagaagtcatgattttcacaattttgtatttacacgaCCTGAGGATGTTTCTACATAAGTTTCTGTTTTTCTGGCTAAATGGTTcttgagatgaagatttttgaaaaatgtttaataattcttaattatctccccttgaaaaaaaaGGCATggtccttatttttttttacaactttgatttGGTTGAAATAGGCCAAGTATtatggagaagatgttgaaaaagtgaaaagtttacagacggactgACAGTCAGACGTGCTGACAGAGGAcatacaaaatgtgatcagaaaagctcacctgagctgcaTAATCTGAAGCTTTCAATTCAGtaggcatgttcacgaaagtTTCTTAAGATATGACCTAAGTGTGTTCCTAAGGTATGACTTAGGAAAAAAGTAAGGAACATCCTAAGATCAACCTAGGACACGTCTTAAGATGTAGCTCGACGGTAACTTAGGAACATCTTAAGTCATCATAACCTTCTACAACCAttctttttttcacatttatacACACAAATCTTATTTGAGAGACTTTTGCAGTTGTTAACAAAAAAAGGCCTAAAACTAGTAATTTTAAcgtatacatttttgaaaaattacatttacttaaatatatatcagtGAACAATAACAACTtagttaaaaatacaaaaaaacaaaagcaaaaaaaaaaccaaacaaacaaacaagatgaaacaaaaataaaaaattaaacagcatCCCAGAAATCCAAATTACTGCTTTTttcgattaaaatattttcaggacaGAGTTGGCTTACAAGCaagtaattatttaaacaacacGTGTCCATTCTTTGAGTGTAAATTAACATTTGATAATCTTGTCattcaaatatttgttaaacatAAAGGTGAGCTTTTTATAGAATTTAACGTTACATGTAGAAACACAACCATTTTCCCTTTAATCTGctatatatagaatacacgatAGTGGATAAGAAATAAGTTGTAATATAATTCATCATTACGATTTTTTtcaaagccttaagattatttTCAGAATGAAGTGAGAAAAATTCGAATGATCACGCATGGCTTATATAAACCgatgttttactttttagctaaagaaatttgaataatCTTATACAAAAGTAGTCAAAACAATGAAAGTAACTTACTTAGTGTACATtgtagatataaaaaataagccaataattttcatttgtcaaaCAGTGACAATATTTGCggaaaaaatatttgcttaatttGTTAGCCACCAGGCAAGCAATGTAGCAACCAAGacaccgggggggggggggggggtgtttaagGGTCACTCTcaaatttatattgataaaatgaacGTACATGATAGAATACCCCCCCTTCCAGGATTAGGAATTAATTGTTTGTCGGAAATGCTGGAACTGTagaaaatattgctttattctACCGGTCTTAAGAAAAAGCTTCACAACAGCCCCAATATCCCCCAAAACGTTATTTTATAGCCTTAGGATGGTCTTAGGACAAGGTAATTGATGTCCTAAAGTTAGGACAAAGTTATGGCGGttcctaaatttaggagagCTTCGAGAAACAGACTTAAGACTAAGACGTATCCTAAGATGTACTTAGGACGAACCATAGTCCTAGGATAccttcgtgaacatgcctgcaggTGAGCTAATAACAATGAAATTTCTCTCCAGCACAAGTCCGGGAATGTGGAAGAAATCTATTTTCTctatttgtgttattttatcTTACAGTTTCAATTATTAGCCAGGCGATGtagttttgttatatatttctgtaatttactgAGAATAGGTTTCCTTATATATATAGCATTGAAGATGTATTCCATCGAtgagatattgataaaaagaacagggtttttggtttttttaattctgcatttgcaaaatatcttgttttgcctgatcaaaaattatttgttttacaatttgtaaaatacttttgtttatttgttgatGAATCCATATACATCGACAAAGCCGAGGTCCATAAGGATTTTCTTTACATCGAAAACCCACTCTTTACAACCGTGTTCTtcactattgatataaataactTCGTAGCAATGTCAAATATTATATTTGTCACTAATTAGGACATTTTGCAAAAacttaataatttaaaacattctATGATGTacaagaggtacatgtacacgGCCCAACTGTAATTCAGCATGCAAGTAAGCAGTATTTGTACTTTTCTTACTCCGAGAACTTGTTTGCAAAAGTCTGTATGAAGTTTCTCGATATTGCACCCTTTATTATTTTCCCATATTTCTGAACAATAATTAACAATTCCGccaataaaacaatcaaaaagcGACAGTAAAGTTTCTAGATATATATTAAACGACATTCCccgtatatttttttctaaatataagTGTAAACAATGCTTTTCTGCCTTAATTGTTTTGACAATTCAAAAGTTGGAAAGATTCATAAGAATAGACGAATTGATTtacaatttctaaaatataCTTTATCAATTCCCAtatgtttcttttatctaacgtactgatatgttcattaattaacagtaatttagtgaattaaacttacttttacaatcaatttattaatttgttaaaagaaagatgtaaatataatacaataaaatgctttctatgATGTTTAATGCGGACTATAAAGGTAGAGATCATTGCAGAAacaaattacataacccgcgttagcgggttatgtattttttctgcaatgtcgccatcTTCGTACTCCGCAAGAATGATAAATCAcatacaaagaaaacattttattgtttaaatatataggCTTTACCATACCTCATATAAATTCAGAAACGGCAAgtaaaattttttcaaaaaaaccttttttctttCCATCCtttcttaaatatatgtatagaaTGAGAATGAACACGTATATCATAAGGCTCAGTGGTCATGGGCGTTAGACCAGTAACCGAAAGGTCAGGGCACTGGTTCAAACCCCGCTGAGGTCACTTGTTGTGTGTtgacatgattttcacaacgttAGACAAGGCACTTATCTACATTGTCTCGGTTCACCCAGCTGAAATTTGGTACCGGCTAACGCTGGCGCTTAACCTGCAATGGACTGGTGTCCCATTCAGGAGGAGTCAATGACTCTCATCCGCTTAGCACCACGGAAACCGGAAGCATCGGCCTTATGCGCCTTCATGGCACGGAGAAGGGTTCAACTCAACTAATATCATATGGTATACTCATAGATGATCAAGTTCACGTTTGACCTTGACATTTTTTCCAATTATATTTTAAGCAGTTTAAACCAAACGAAagttatatttacaaaaaacatgtatatatatttctataagcttagccaccccccccccccaacacttATTTGGCAAAGTTAGACCCAACCCATTAAGCACATAGCATCCGGGATgagccagcccccccccccccccatcccaacatacactttttctcgcagcaaaagGGAAAATTGgaccccccacacacacacacacacacacacacacacggattagAAAAGtgattttcggaattttttttggtaggtatgattttttaaagatttgtttttggagttatacacatgtatataggtatacccccccccccccccccatggattaggattttcatggttttgggaaatagttttttttttttgcttgtcaagattagTGATGATTagtctaaccccccccccccccaccccaccccccccccccccccgccgatacacacacacactttcaatttgcttctgacgccactgtaattgttttaataaactgAATTGATCGATGTAGTACATTTGAAATCAATATCATTACAAAAAACAcatataatttttcatccagTGCACTCCTGTAATTATTTGTACACCTGTTGAAATTCCCTTGCATTTGGAGTCTGTTCAATCATGGCctctctagatccgcgcactcGAAGGGAAATTTCTACTTCAACTTCTGGATCCGCCACTCAAATTAGAATAAATCCGCCTCAACTTTTTACAAGCCCCACCACTGCCATACATTATCAGAATGCATGTGCAAACAATCACACTGAAGCTATGTTTACTCTGGTCAAAGCTACACGGATCGAGGCACTGCATAAAACTGGGCTGTGCCAAACAGTCCGTACGATGAGCTTTAACCCACAAAGCCGATATTTCAACATGTAAATCATCAGATTGTATTATAATTAACCATCGCacttttgcaatatttttttcatgttcatgttGTGATAATGATTGAgagaaacataaaatataagtTTCCCTTGCTGGGCCCCTTACTGACGAGAGTAAATCGCTAACTCGAGCATATTTACTAAGTGGACGAGATTCGTATCATCACCACTGATATATACACATGGAACCCACGCGTAAGATCCGCATTTTACGGAAGGCTGTTACATGTGCACGCTCTATATCACGGTCTTATCGGCACCCGTGGCCTCTTTCTATGATACACCTCTGTCAATCGGAAAGTCCCCTGTCTTCAATACACACTCAGGTAAGTTTCACAACACTTTGCCCCTATAACTTTGGAATTAAAAGCCGATTTGAGTGACAGTGTAGTTCTTTAACGCTTAAAAGGTTACTCAGATATGCAGATTGCGATAAGGAACTTTGCGTTTACTTTAGCATATTGTTTCgctatttaaaataataaaatttttgtaCGATGAgacatttttgtcataaattatttttttttttttgcattatgaTCATTTGTGAAAATCTCAAACATAATGCAggacaacaaacaaaaaatgtttgtcgATTTTTCAGACATGGAAATAAGTGCTCTCATTTGATacacaatgatgaaaaaatctGTTACCACTAAATATCTGAActtattgaaaaattatttaaaatgtatctTTGAACTTTGAAAAGAATTATCATTATGCAAGATATGTATTAATGCCAATGATAGatgaattgaatatatataataaaaaaattgggaGATACCTGTTTTTTGCATGAGTTCAGTGGAATAAATCCAAATTATAGGCAACATGTACTGCACTGTACAGATACAAATACACAATATGCACACATTGCACTGGATTATGCACACTAGTTGCTCTCTTATGTAACTTATCTTTTATGTTGTAGTCTGACAGAAAGTACTCCAATATGATCGGCTCAGTTCCAGAGGGAATTCTTCTTGGGGTTGGTAACCCCCTCTTGGACATGACGATTACTGGCCCTGACGCCAAAAGCCTTCTCAAAGAGTACAACCTTTTGCCAAACAATGCAATTCTCGCCAAGGAGGAGCACATGagtttgtttgaaaaatgtgtCAAACAATACAATCCAATTTATCTCGCTGGGGGTGCCACTCAGAATACCATAAGAGTGGCTCAGTGGCTCCTTGAGAGGCCAAATGCCACCACTTTCTTTGGTGCAGCAGGGAAAGATATGTACGAGGAAATTTTGATGAAGAAAGCGACTGAAGTTGGTGTGAATGTCAAATACGACATTCATCCAGAGAAGTCCACAGGAAAATGCTGTGCCATCATAACTGGAGAGGACCGATCCCTTGTGACAGACCTAGGAGCCGCCAAGCTGTTTGACATCAACTTCCTAAATGATCCTGAAATTTGGAGTTTAGTGGAAAAAGCAAAGTACTTTTATATtggtggatttactttaagtGTAAACAAATCTGCagtattaaaaattcttcaacaTGCTGCGGATAATGACAAAGTTGTCATTATGAACCTCCATGCCACATTTTTGTGTTCCCATTTTGCAGACTCTGAATTGAACATTTTACAGTATGTTGATGTTCTCTTTGGAAATGGAGATGAAGCGAAGGAACTTGGAAAGGAAATAGGTTTCACAACTTCCGATGTTAAAAAGATTGGGCTTGAAACTGTCCACTTACCCAAAGTTAACTCGCGGCATGGCAGGACAGTGATATTTACCCAGGGGCGGTCTCCAACAATCATAGCAAGAGGAGATGAAATCCAGGAAATTCCAGTCGTTCCAGTGGAGAAAGATTTGATAAAGGACACCAACGGCTGCGGAGACGCTTTTGTAGGGGGGTTCCTGTCACAGTTTGTACAAGGGGAGCATACTGAGAAATGTATACAGTGTGGTTCTTATGCCGCCCGTGAAGTCATACAAAACTTTGGATGCAATTTTCCAGAAAAGCCAAATTTTGTTGCCAATGACAAGTCTTgaaaatcaagatttttttgtggtttattcattttgtttggAAACTTTGCTAGTTGGGCtgttggtgcattttaaatcaaGCAGTTTGGTGGCCCCATTTGACTGCCAGTGAGCCAAGGGTTAAGGTAGTTGCTATTAGAGATAATGGCGGTAAAGGATGTAAATTAAGATGTTAACACCTAGCAGCAATATAAAAGGTTGTGGTCATTTGCAGTATTACTGTAAAACAGTTAAGGATATGTGGTCATTGAACATGTATGTATGAAAGCATGAAGATAGATCCCTTGCATGAAATGGTGAAACTGATGCTCTTTAACTAATGTTTGCATGTAAGCATGATATAAAtggtttaaattttgattttcataaaaaaaagaatgctgTGATATTTTTGTCCATTTATGCACCTCctatatttatttacaacaaaaagTTTTTCATTCCTGATATTAAATGTATCCTTTTCCAGCCTTTCTACTGAATTGCACCCAGTTTTACCATATAAAACGTGTAAAATGAGGGGGGTTTTTACCGTACTTATTTTACATGACAGCTGGTatgcatttagatttttatattACATGAGGCAGAGTACTTTGCAATATAAGCAGGCCCTATTTGAGTCAGAATTTGCCAAGtcatgatatttttgtaaaacGTTTACTGTAgttaaaagtattaattttttttaaattaaaacctGTATAAAGattgatatacatttatcttAATGTTTTTATTGCCCTAAACTTGTGATGTTTTGAACCATATCTGTCCTTTTGTATGTTTGACTAACACATTGTATACCCATTTGTTcccaaataatatttttcttttttgtgaaatggCATCATCagtataaaagtatttttttatggTTTTGTGATTTTTGTTTGCTGCATTTCATTCTCAGGGAAACTACTTTGCAAGTTTTGCCCAAAAGAAATTATTGATATGACATCTGATTGTAGCacaacatatttcatttaaaggTTACGGTGGCACTGTGTTTGTTTTGCGTTTCACAGATTACTGGAAATGGATGTGTACAAACATTCAGCTGCCATTGGTGGTAATGTAATTGCTGATTCATGGACACTAGGTTTTTGAACTTTGATgcccattttctttgtttaataagaaccaacaattttataaaacattgataacgaatgattcaaataaaaagttaaaCCATTTAATTTGTCAATTTAATCTCTTCACCGGTTATTGCGCTCTAACCATATAAAATTAAGGGACAGTTTATTTCGTAGATTTAATTATATAGTTCTCGTTTGTCATAATGGACTGTTTGAATATTGTGAATGGCATTGAACTGTCTGACCAAAAGACAACACGATGAATTgtcgtgaaaaaaaaaataatatacatatcGTATATCTGATGACTTTCataattgttttctttgatcCTAAATAAATTTTCAAGGAATTGCAAATAAATGCCACTAagttaatgaaaatattctttatattaCCTCTATCTCGTTCGTTACAGCGagataattatctcgttattaagATTGTAAACTTGTTTTAAAGAGTTTGTAATTCATAAGTTATGTTTAAGAATACAAAAACTGACAGTTTTACAATGTAGAAGATGATACACCGGCAATGACAACCACCCACGTAATATTCAGTGTTAACGTGTCcattatacagtgtatatacaaacaaaaaacaaggaAATTAATATGTACAGCATGCGGTTCATagcatgtatataaataattgattccactttattatattttttttagacccATCAGAAATTCAGAGACTAGcgtaaataatatgaaataaagaCATGTGTAAATTATCAGCAAGGTCATATGCAATGAGCTACAAATTATTACCAGTTACAATATCAATCTTATTTTAAAGTATTCGGTACATGCGTATGTCTGACGAAAAATTTCCGGGCCATGAGTGCATGAAAACTTCATATATGTAAAATGTCGAAGGGGAATATCCaagaaaatgttataataaataattataaataattatatcatcTAGCTGCCTACAAAAGGGAACAAGATTGAATATGTTGTTAGACTAACAGAAAACTAAAAGATGAGGACACAATCATTATTAAACGTTCCTAAAATGATAACGGTTTGATATTTACCGCTACTTCGGATATTTAAACCCAAATTACAAAGTTagacaattataaaaaaaaaataacttttggtaAGGTGGCCTGACAATGCTACCGGATATTTACAAACCATCTGTGTTCAATATACGCCGGGGCACTAATTAAGAGCGATTGCGTTGTTTCCTAACAAAATTGACACCATGTTGTCATTAACACAGCGAAATAGTGCGCTGAAGCTAGCTCACACTGACATAAATGATAATGCAAGTTAACTTACTGGTACTGTAATCGTAACACTTTGCCTATGCTTTGAGTTCGTACACAGACTAAATGTCGGCTTTTGTGATTAAGAAGACGCTCATTTTTGCTGACACAATTTTGCTGACATCGCAACACATAGCACCATCAACATGATGGTTTTGTTAattgcatatatatttataatatgaccaatgaaaagtaaaaaaaaaaaccttttgtgTATTGTATTAAAGAAGAACCAatattttggggggtttttgGGGTCTTAAAATTCATTCCAGTggattaaaatcatttattattcattaaaaatacacatataattTCATCTAATCTTGCTTGTGAGGTTTATAAAAATGGTAGGCTTTTTCGACACATAACGTTACATGTACCGGTTTGctaatttgagagagagagagagagagagagagagagagagagagagagagagagagagattaatagAAGAAATGAAGATAACTTTTTGCGAAATcctgatatatttttattcatgagCAACCTTACAATAAGATGTTTATAGCCTTTGAAATGCaacttaagaaaaataaaaccgcCCTCTATATAGTTCAACCGACATGGTTTGTGATTTTACACTTTTCGTCCCGTAAATTTCCGTATTGTCACGACCCTGACAGCTATCTGCCTTCGCAATAGTCCTTGTAATTGTCAAATTTAATATTCTAAAACGTACCATGACTGCAAACTGATTTTTTGTCATATTCCACCATGTCAGGAGTTTTACAAGTTTCAGAAGCTACCCATCGCGAGGACTTTGTGAAAACACCGAACCAGTCAGGGGTCACATGGACTTTTGCCGCAGACGATAACTTGAATGGACCGTCGCCATGCCGCCCCAATCTCAAATCACCCACCTACAACTGGCTGTCAAACTCCAGAAGTCAAGAATCGGAAGGTAATGGCTCCCTTAAatgaatgggtttttttcaaaacttacaTATATAGTGGAAACATTTGTCAAAATGACATTATTTGTATGGAGGTATTGTAAATGAAGTATGAGGTTTCTAAACTCTTTAGAACCGCTAGAACTTTAAGACGCAAAAGCAGAATATTGCCTGTACAAGAGGCATTTATTGAAGCCATCTTGTTTTGTGTTTTAAGGTCATTGATTCTTTTTTCCATTGTTTGTCAGTGATATGC containing:
- the LOC105339395 gene encoding uncharacterized protein, translating into MEPTRKIRILRKAVTCARSISRSYRHPWPLSMIHLCQSESPLSSIHTQSDRKYSNMIGSVPEGILLGVGNPLLDMTITGPDAKSLLKEYNLLPNNAILAKEEHMSLFEKCVKQYNPIYLAGGATQNTIRVAQWLLERPNATTFFGAAGKDMYEEILMKKATEVGVNVKYDIHPEKSTGKCCAIITGEDRSLVTDLGAAKLFDINFLNDPEIWSLVEKAKYFYIGGFTLSVNKSAVLKILQHAADNDKVVIMNLHATFLCSHFADSELNILQYVDVLFGNGDEAKELGKEIGFTTSDVKKIGLETVHLPKVNSRHGRTVIFTQGRSPTIIARGDEIQEIPVVPVEKDLIKDTNGCGDAFVGGFLSQFVQGEHTEKCIQCGSYAAREVIQNFGCNFPEKPNFVANDKS